DNA from Armatimonadota bacterium:
GCACCGGCTGGAGCGGACGCTCGTACTGCACGCGGAGCTCGGGACGGTATGGGAGTTCTTCGCAGATCCCCGCAATCTACCGGAGATCACTCCCCCGTGGCTCGACCTGCGCTTGGTCTCACCAGTACCGGACCGCATGTATCCGGGGCTCCTCCTGGAGTACCGCGTGCGCCCCTTCGGAGGGCTCGCCTGGCCGTGGGTGGCGGAGATCACCCACATCCGGGAAGGCTCGTTGTTCGTGGACGAACAGCGGCTTGGCCCCTACCGCCTGTGGCACCATGAGCACCACTTCCGCATCGTTCCTGGAGGGGTAGAAGTCCGAGACCTCGTGGTCTACGCGCTCCCTGGAGGATGGCTGGGCGATCGGCTCCTGGCCGCTTCGGTGGCCCGTCGGCTTGAGGCCATCTTCCAGTTCCGGGAGGTGGCCGTGCGGCGACGGTTCTCGGGCTCGGAGGGTCCAGGTGTGTGACGGATCAACAATTCGCCGTCTGGTCACGGAGCGGATCGGGCAGGCCATAACCCGCATGTTCCTCCGCAGCCTGACGGCGAGCCTCCGTGGGGTCTACCTCGAGGGGGAACTCCCGGAGGGGCCTGCCGTGCTCGCCATGAATCACCACAGCTATTTCGACGGTCATCTCGCCGGCCTCCTCGCCAGGCTTGCGGGCCAGCGGGTGAGCGTGCTGGTCTCAGCCGAGAACCTCCGGGCGTTTCCCGTGCTCGCCGCGGTCGGAGCGGTCGACGCACGGCGTGTCCGGGAAGCCCTGCGGAGGCTCCGACGGGGAGAGTGGATCGCGGTGTTCGTGGAGGGGGAGCTGCGGTATCCGGGGACACTAGGCCCAGTGCGTCGGGGAGCCCGATACCTCGCGGACCGGGCGGGTGTCCCGCTCGTGCCGGTGGCGGTCCGGGTGGTGTTGCGGGGCTTCGAGCTCCCCGAGGCGTTCGTATGGGTCGGCCCGCCGGTTCCTCCCGGACAGGATCTGGCGGAGGTCCTCGGCGGTGGGCTCCGGAGAGTCGATGAGACGCTGGCGGCTACGCACCCCAGGACGGTCCCGCCGCAGTTCCGGCTCGTCCTCCGGGGACGGTCCAGTCTCGATGAGCGGGTGGCGCGGTGGATCCGGTGGTTCCGGTGGGTTGGTGGAGAAATCTGAGCGGGATCGAGTGGCTCGCTGCCGCCCGGTTCGCCG
Protein-coding regions in this window:
- a CDS encoding SRPBCC family protein, with amino-acid sequence MRGVLHRLERTLVLHAELGTVWEFFADPRNLPEITPPWLDLRLVSPVPDRMYPGLLLEYRVRPFGGLAWPWVAEITHIREGSLFVDEQRLGPYRLWHHEHHFRIVPGGVEVRDLVVYALPGGWLGDRLLAASVARRLEAIFQFREVAVRRRFSGSEGPGV
- a CDS encoding 1-acyl-sn-glycerol-3-phosphate acyltransferase; this encodes MFLRSLTASLRGVYLEGELPEGPAVLAMNHHSYFDGHLAGLLARLAGQRVSVLVSAENLRAFPVLAAVGAVDARRVREALRRLRRGEWIAVFVEGELRYPGTLGPVRRGARYLADRAGVPLVPVAVRVVLRGFELPEAFVWVGPPVPPGQDLAEVLGGGLRRVDETLAATHPRTVPPQFRLVLRGRSSLDERVARWIRWFRWVGGEI